The following proteins come from a genomic window of Nicotiana tomentosiformis chromosome 12, ASM39032v3, whole genome shotgun sequence:
- the LOC104116762 gene encoding lysine-specific demethylase JMJ13-like, whose translation MSREAMLEFLKRKRLQRKKPESMNDSTYVSNTMSRSGGDALSSSASCGVRIHVNAGLGTSLNRRDVFSKHKVAKFDTSNLDWTDKIPECPVYYPSKEEFEDPLVYLQKIAPEASKYGICKIVSPIMASVPAGVVLMKEKAGFKFTTRVQPLRLAEWDTDDKVTFFMSGRNYTFRDFEKMANKVFTRRYCSAGCLPPAYMEKEFWHEIACGKTESVEYACDVDGSAFSSSPNDELGKCKWNMKRFSCLPKSTLRLLEKAIPGVTEPMLYIGMLFSMFAWHVEDHYLYSINYHHCGAAKTWYGVPGHAALDFEKVVRQHVYNNDILNADGEDGAFDVLLQKTTLFPPNILSEHDVPVYKAVQKPGDFIVTFPRAYHAGFSHGFNCGEAVNFATGDWFPIGSVAIRRYALLNRVPLLPHEELLCKEAMLLRMDLELQNQAYSSAALITHHGIKVSFVNLMRFQHRARWCLMRSKAFSGVSSFSHGTILCSICKRDCYVAYLNCNCYSHTMCLRHDPRSLDLPCGSSRTLCLREDFSDIETAARKFELDDVILHEIEQYRESDDFSLLLNMFPRAEEEGYVPFCEIKFERSEETLKTEDWVEQMVHEQASNASASSIGIVSRVGSPMDQKDCLSANVNAQENANSNLGNSVFVRPSRDISGCESERSVCSSGDDYLKVHEKVAHVSDARTVVDQDSDESDTEIFRVKRRSRTEHGRSTHDPISVSVEHQGYKRLKKHQTEGRLGPLSSSDRSMADDVTHSSNANSIHSKEALDYPLRDKSARNGTVPISIKSKKGANEEASSKQSEDKRDESFEYGLGKTVGEPPPIEIGPKRLKVKTLQFLSLEEELNSS comes from the exons ATGTCGAGGGAGGCTATGTTGGAGTTTTTGAAGCGAAAAAGGCTTCAACGAAAGAAACCAGAATCTATGAATGATTCGACTTATGTCAGCAATACGATGAGTAGAAGTGGAGGAGATGCACTAAGCTCTTCAGCTTCATGTGGTGTTAGAATTCATGTAAATGCAGGGTTGGGGACTTCCTTAAACAGAAGAGATGTTTTCTCAAAGCACAAGGTTGCCAAGTTTGATACGTCTAATCTTGACTGGACTGATAAAATTCCAGAATGTCCAGTGTATTATCCAAGTAAAGAGGAGTTTGAGGATCCACTGGTTTATCTCCAGAAGATAGCTCCTGAAGCTTCTAAATATG GAATATGCAAGATTGTTTCACCAATCATGGCTTCTGTTCCTGCTGGAGTAGTGTTGATGAAAGAGAAGGCTGGTTTTAAATTTACAACGAGGGTACAGCCACTTCGTCTAGCTGAATGGGATACAGATGACAAGGTCACATTTTTTATGAGCGGAAG AAACTACACATTTCGTGATTTCGAGAAAATGGCGAACAAGGTTTTTACTCGTAGGTATTGTAGTGCTGGATGCCTTCCTCCTGCTTATATGGAAAAAGAATTTTGGCATGAAATAGCTTGTGGAAAGACTGAGAGTGTTGAATATGCATGCGATGTTGATGGTAGTGCATTTTCATCTTCTCCCAATGATGAACTTGGAAAATGCAAATGGAATATGAAG AGATTTTCTTGCCTACCTAAATCAACACTTCGACTCCTCGAAAAAGCAATCCCG GGAGTCACTGAACCAATGTTATACATTGGAATGCTATTTAGTATGTTTGCCTGGCATGTTGAAGATCACTACTTGTACAG CATCAATTATCATCATTGCGGGGCAGCAAAAACCTGGTATGGTGTTCCAGGTCATGCAGCGCTTGACTTTGAAAAGGTTGTCCGCCAGCATGTCTATAACAATGATATCTTAAACGCTGATGGAGAGGATGGAGCTTTTGATGTGCTTTTGCAGAAGACAACATTGTTTCCTCCTAACATTCTATCAGAACATGATGTTCCTGTCTATAAAGCTGTTCAAAAGCCTGGGGATTTTATAGTAACTTTTCCAAGAGCATATCATGCTGGATTTAGCCACG GTTTTAACTGTGGCGAGGCTGTTAACTTTGCAACTGGTGATTGGTTCCCAATTGGTTCAGTTGCTATCCGTCGTTATGCACTCCTGAACAGGGTGCCTCTTCTTCCCCATGAGGAACTTCTCTGCAAAGAAGCAATGCTTTTGCGTATGGATTTGGAACTTCAAAATCAAGCTTATTCCTCTGCAGCTTTGATCACCCACCATGGCATTAAAGTTTCTTTTGTAAATTTGATGCGGTTTCAACATCGTGCTAGGTGGTGCCTCATGAGATCAAAAGCATTTTCTGGTGTATCATCATTTTCACATGGCACTATTCTTTGCAGCATATGCAAGCGTGACTGCTATGTAGCATATCTGAACTGCAACTGTTATTCACACACAATGTGCCTTCGCCATG ATCCTAGGTCACTTGATCTACCTTGTGGAAGCAGTAGAACCCTTTGCTTAAGGGAAGATTTTTCGGACATTGAAACTGCAGCAAGGAAGTTTGAGCTGGATGATGTTATTTTGCATGAAATTGAGCAATATAGAGAAAGTGATGACTTTAGTCTCCTTTTGAACATGTTTCCACGAGCTGAAGAGGAAGGCTATGTTCCATTTTGTGAAATAAAATTTGAACGGTCTGAGGAAACCTTGAAAACTGAGGACTGGGTTGAACAGATGGTTCATGAGCAAGCTTCCAATGCTTCTGCATCTAGTATTGGAATTGTGTCACGTGTTGGTTCTCCCATGGACCAAAAAGATTGTCTTTCTGCtaatgttaat GCACAGGAAAATGCTAACTCAAACTTAGGGAATAGTGTATTTGTCAGGCCTTCTAGAGACATTTCTGGGTGTGAAAGTGAAAGATCAGTTTGTTCATCTGGTGATGACTATTTAAAGGTTCATGAAAAAGTAGCTCATGTTTCAGATGCTAGAACTGTTGTAGATCAAGACAGTGATGAGTCTGATACAGAAATTTTCAGAGTGAAGAGACGTTCTAGAACAGAACATGGGAGGAGTACACATGATCCCATTTCAGTTAGTGTTGAGCACCAG GGCTACAAACGATTAAAGAAACATCAAACTGAAGGACGGCTCGGGCCATTATCTTCATCAGACCGTTCCATGGCTGATGATGTAACTCATAGTTCCAATGCTAATTCAATCCATTCTAAGGAAGCCTTGGATTATCCTTTAAGAGACAAATCGGCCAGAAATGGTACAGTTCCCATCTCTATTAAGTCCAAGAAAGGGGCTAATGAAGAAGCATCGAGCAAGCAAAGCGAAGATAAAAGAGATGAAAGTTTCGAGTATGGGTTGGGTAAGACTGTGGGGGAACCACCTCCGATAGAGATAGGGCCAAAGAGGCTGAAAGTCAAGACCCTTCAATTTTTAAGTTTGGAGGAAGAATTGAATAGCTCATAA